The window GAGCAGCTCGAAGGGCGGATGATAAAAAAGCAGCGGCGTGCGCCGCGCCGGAAACCCACGCTGGAGTTCCCGCTGCGTGTCGAACTTGTACAGCAGGGCGCCACGGCCTTCCGCCACGACACGCGCAGCGCTATAGAACGCTGTGAAGTCGGTTTCCCCGCCCAGGATGCGTGGGCGCAGCTCAGCCAGGGTCATGCCGTGTATCGTCAGCAAGAGGCCAAGTGCGATCCACAACAGGGGCGCCGGACGGTCCTTCCCGCCCACCGGTCGATCTGGTTCGGTGGACATCAGGCGCGCACCTCGCTGCGGAGTTCCACGAACAGTGTTCCGGCTAGTAGCAGCATCACCCAGAAAATGGGCGCGGGCGGCACGACGGCACTGGGCACAAGAAAGGGCGGGTAGTAGAGCGCAAGAATCAGCCCGCACAAGGCCGCGCGTCGCACCCGCGAGCCCGGCCTTCCGGCCCGGAGGTGGCGAACGATCAGCGCTACGGGAAGCAGCATGAGGCTGACGTCATGTCCGTTCAGGTGGTAGCTGACCAGCAGTGCGAGGATCACGTTCAGGGCGAACGCCAGCTCCAACCCTGCAGAAGGGACCGGCTCCATAGCGGGCCACTGCCGCGCTGCAACGACGAGCAGGCCCAGCGAAAGCGAGAGCGCCGTCATCGCCAATGCCCCGGACTGGGAGCCGCCGGGCAGGATCGCCGTAAGCAATCCCCGCAAGTTAGGCATGCCGGCGGGGTCGTAGATCCCGAGGCCTGGATTTCGACTGGTTCCCAGCAAGAAATGCGGGTACTCGACGACTCCCCGCCACCCCACCAATAGCATCGAAAGCAATACCAGGAGGACTGCGGTCACCAGCACTCCCGTCAGGACCCTCACCCTCTTCTTCCAAGCGAAGGCGACCAGCAACGGCAGGACGAACTGGAACTTGAACAGCGCCAGGCCAAGGCATGCCCCACAACGAAATTCCTGGCCGCGTTTCAGTGCCACCAAAGCCAGGCTGAACAGCAACAAGAGCAGGAGAGAGTCCTGACCATGAGCAATGGCCAGGAAAACCGGGTAGAACGCCAGGCAGGCCACGGCCTGAAGAAGAGTAACCGACCCGTCGGCTGGATCATTCGGAAGTCGGAACCGGGCCACGGCTCCCACCAAAGCGGCGTTCACCAAGACAAAGGCCACGTACGCGTGAGCAAAGGGGAGGGGCGCCAACGGCAGGTAGAGCAGTACTTCGAACGGTGGGTGCAAGTAGGGCAGCGGCTGGTGCCGCCATTCGCTCTGTGCCTTTTGCTGCGTCTCGAGGCGATAGAGAGACTCACCGTCGCCGCTGTACACGATGCGCGCTGCGCCATAGAAGCTGGTAAAGTCCGCGCCGCCCCCGAGAATGCGCTCTCCAGAGTGGACCAGGCCCGCGGCATAGGCCCCGATCAGGGCGACCCATAGCCCCCAGAGCCACACGCGTGCTTTCCAATCCTGCATCTCGGCCGGGGCGTCCGGAACACCGGGCGCCCACGAAGTATCGCAGGAATCACCCAACACGGCGAGAGATTCGCGGTCACGGGAATCAGAATGTGAGTGACCCGGACAAGAATTCTCAGTCCAGGTACTTGATCAGCACAACTTCGTTCTGTTTTTCGTTGTAGAGCACTTCATCCACCTTCTGCTGCGTCATCAGGATGCCGAAGCCGCCCGCGCGCAGGCCTTTCTCATCGCGAACCCGCATGTGCCGGATGGGGTCCTCGGGTGGATTGCTGATGGCGGCGTGCTCCAGGCCGGCAAAGTGGAAGCCCACGCCCGGGTCGGCAATGCGGTACATCAGCATCCGCTGGGCGCGCAGGTAGGAGATGCGCACCTTGCGGCGGGGATCGAGTTTGCCGCCCCACTCGATGGCGTTGAGCAGCATCTCGCGAAAGGCATCGCCGACGGCGTTGCGCACGTCGTCCGGCAGGTCGGCTTTCAGCGCCATCATGAAGCCCTGGATGCGATCGGCCAGGGCGCGCTCACAAGGCACGACCAGTTCGACCCAGTGCGGCCGCGCCGAAACGACTTCGATGGGAGACGCCGGAGGCTGCTCCTCCAGCGTCTCGCTCACCAGTTCCAGCAGCGCCTGGGTGCGAAACGGCTTGGGAACGTAGCGATCCGCCTGTTCACGCACCGCCTCGAGGAGGGTCTCCGGGGTGTTGTCCGCGGTCATGATGATGACCTTTGCGCGCCGTCCAAGGTCCTTCAGCTTCTGCAACACTTCCAGGCCATTCATGCCCGGCATGTGGACATCCAGCATCACGAGGTCGAACGGTTTCTTGCGAATGTGCTGGATGGCGGCCGTTCCGTCCGGGGCCACCGTGACCGCGTATCCGGCCTTGCCCAGCAATTCGCTCAGCAGGAGCCGGATGGACGAGTCGTCGTCAGCGACCAGCACGGTCCTTCTCTTCTCTTTTGGGGTCTTGGCTGCCATGCTTCAGCGACTCCCGGTCCGCTTCTTTCGCTTGGCCGCGGTCGCGCGCGCCGGTCGCTTGCCGGCCTTCCCTGACCTGCGGCGCACACGCGAGCGGAAGGCCTGCAGCGCTTCGTCCAGCTCACAACAAGCGGCCTCGAGATCCGCGCAGGCGGTCCGCGCAGGGCTGAGGTCGCCCCCATGCGCCATGCTCTCCAGGCGGGCAGCGGCCTCTGCCGTAGCGTGCGCCGCCAACCCGGCCGCCGATCCTTTCAGACCGTGCGCTTCCGACTCCAGCGTCCGCATATCGCTTTTCTCCGACGCCTCACGGATGGCATGAATCCGCTGGGGAGCGTCCGCCTGGAACAGTTCCGTCATCTCAACCGCCAGGCGAGTATCGCCTTCGACGCGCTCCATCAGCTCTACTTCATCGAAGACCGCGGGCTTGGCGGGTTGCGTCGCCTTTCGAATCGCCGCCAGCAATTCCTGTTTTTGAACCGGCTTGGCGACATAGGCGTCCATGCCCGCTTCCAGGCACCGCTCGCGGTCGCCGCTCATGGCGTGGGCGGTCATGGCGATCACGGGCACATGGCCGCCGGTCACGCGCTCTCGCTCGCGGAGAGAGCGCGTGGCCTCCAGGCCGTCCATCTCGGGCATCTGCACGTCCATCACCACCAGGTCGAAGCGCTCACGATCCAACGCAGCCAGCGCCTCCCTGCCACTGGCGGCCACCTGCACAAGGTGCCCTTGCTTTTCGAGCAGCTTCACAGCCAGCTTCTGGTTCACGGGATTATCTTCCGCGAGAAGGATGCGCAATCCTTCCTTCCTACGGACAGACCGGCTCACGCGCTGCGGACGGGGGTCGCGTACTCCGCCATCCAGTGCGGTCATCAGAGCATCGTACAATTCGGACTGCATCACCGGCTTGCGCACCCATCCGGTCACACCCAACCTGCGGCATCGCTCATCGCCGTCAGCTCCGGGAGGTGTCAGCAACAGGACGTGCGGGCGGCTGGCTTGCAGTTCCCGTTGTATCTTCTCCGCCAGCTCGAAGCCGTCCATCCCCGGCATGTCGGCGTCAATCACCGCAAGGGCGAAAGGCTTGCCCTGCTCGCGAGCCCGGCGCAGCCAGTCGAGGGCCTCCACGCCGCTGGCTGCCGCCTCCGCCTGCATGCGCCACCCGGCAAACATCTCCTGCAAGATGCCGAGTGTGGTTGGGTTGTCGTCCACCACCAGCACACGGAGACTTCGCAGCCGCTCGGGTGCACGGCGCAGGGCAGCTCCTTTCTGGAGGCCGAACCGCGCCGTGAAATGGAACGTGCTGCCCCGGTCCTCTCCGCTTTCCACCCAGACGCGCCCGCCCATCAATTCCACCAATTGCTGGACAATGGCCAGGCCCAGCCCAGTTCCGCCGTACTTGCGGGTGGTGGAGGCATCGGCCTGTGCGAACGGATCGAAAATCATGGCCTGCTTGCCGGCGGGTATGCCGATGCCCGTGTCTCGCACCGCGAACCGCAGTTGCACCTCGTTCCGCGTGGCGGATTCCATTTCCACATGCACCACGACCTCGCCGCGTTCCGTGAACTTGATGGCGTTGCCCACCAGGTTCATCACGATCTGCCGCAGCCGCCCCGGATCGCTCACCAGGGCGTCGGGCACGTCGGCATGCACATGACAAGCCAGTTCCAGCCGCTTCTCACGCGCCCGCAGAGCGAGCACGCGAACGGTCTCATCCAGCGTGTCGCGCAGGCTGAAAGGGACGCGATCGATCTCCAACCTGCCCGCTTCCACTTTGGAATAGTCCAGGATGTCGTTGATCAGGGCCAGCAGCGCCTGTGCGGAATCATGCGCAGCAGCCAGGTAGTCGCGCTGCTCGCGGGTGAGACGCGTGTCGAGCGCCAGCTCCGTCATGCCCAGGATGGCGTTCATGGGCGTGCGGATCTCGTGGCTCATGTTGGCCAGCAGGCGGCTCTTGGCCAGCGTGGCCTCCTCCGCGCGGCGCCGGGAGGCATCCAGCTCCTTTACCAGTTGGGCCAGGCGGGCCGCGTTCTCTTCTTCCACCTGTTTGGCGGCTTCCAGCTCGCGGGTGTAGCGCTTGAGCGCCTCCTGGGCCTGCCTGCGCTCCATGAACTGCCCGACCTGGATGCCGATGGCATCGAACATCTCCAAAAGCGCCGGGTCGGGCCG of the Terriglobales bacterium genome contains:
- a CDS encoding response regulator — encoded protein: MKAPLPSNEAARLEALRRYKVLDTPPEPAFDDISRIAAHVCGTPLALVSLVDADRQWFKSRIGVEAAETPREIAFCAHAILGSDVFEVPDALADERFARNPLVTGEPHLRFYAGAPLIDPEGHALGTLCVADHKPHILTAEQRDTLRALARQVMVQLELRRHLEELATAMAERRLAEKELDRFFELSPDLLCIADLDGRFKRLNPAWETVLGFSREELMAAPYVEFVHPEDRKRTAAEAQQLSQGTDTLQFENRYRTRDGLYRWLQWTSRPAPQEGLIYGVARDVTELRDAARRQAAGYAVTRVLAEADSLNEATPRILEAVCFNLGWEMGAIWSVDENAGALRNVEIWHLPQIDLGEFEAATRTILFKPGIGLPGRVWVNGQAAWIPDVVRDPNFPRAPYADRVGLHGAFGFPIRQRGQVVGVLEFFSRDIRRPDPALLEMFDAIGIQVGQFMERRQAQEALKRYTRELEAAKQVEEENAARLAQLVKELDASRRRAEEATLAKSRLLANMSHEIRTPMNAILGMTELALDTRLTREQRDYLAAAHDSAQALLALINDILDYSKVEAGRLEIDRVPFSLRDTLDETVRVLALRAREKRLELACHVHADVPDALVSDPGRLRQIVMNLVGNAIKFTERGEVVVHVEMESATRNEVQLRFAVRDTGIGIPAGKQAMIFDPFAQADASTTRKYGGTGLGLAIVQQLVELMGGRVWVESGEDRGSTFHFTARFGLQKGAALRRAPERLRSLRVLVVDDNPTTLGILQEMFAGWRMQAEAAASGVEALDWLRRAREQGKPFALAVIDADMPGMDGFELAEKIQRELQASRPHVLLLTPPGADGDERCRRLGVTGWVRKPVMQSELYDALMTALDGGVRDPRPQRVSRSVRRKEGLRILLAEDNPVNQKLAVKLLEKQGHLVQVAASGREALAALDRERFDLVVMDVQMPEMDGLEATRSLRERERVTGGHVPVIAMTAHAMSGDRERCLEAGMDAYVAKPVQKQELLAAIRKATQPAKPAVFDEVELMERVEGDTRLAVEMTELFQADAPQRIHAIREASEKSDMRTLESEAHGLKGSAAGLAAHATAEAAARLESMAHGGDLSPARTACADLEAACCELDEALQAFRSRVRRRSGKAGKRPARATAAKRKKRTGSR
- a CDS encoding glycosyltransferase family 87 protein, which translates into the protein MLGDSCDTSWAPGVPDAPAEMQDWKARVWLWGLWVALIGAYAAGLVHSGERILGGGADFTSFYGAARIVYSGDGESLYRLETQQKAQSEWRHQPLPYLHPPFEVLLYLPLAPLPFAHAYVAFVLVNAALVGAVARFRLPNDPADGSVTLLQAVACLAFYPVFLAIAHGQDSLLLLLLFSLALVALKRGQEFRCGACLGLALFKFQFVLPLLVAFAWKKRVRVLTGVLVTAVLLVLLSMLLVGWRGVVEYPHFLLGTSRNPGLGIYDPAGMPNLRGLLTAILPGGSQSGALAMTALSLSLGLLVVAARQWPAMEPVPSAGLELAFALNVILALLVSYHLNGHDVSLMLLPVALIVRHLRAGRPGSRVRRAALCGLILALYYPPFLVPSAVVPPAPIFWVMLLLAGTLFVELRSEVRA
- a CDS encoding response regulator; translation: MAAKTPKEKRRTVLVADDDSSIRLLLSELLGKAGYAVTVAPDGTAAIQHIRKKPFDLVMLDVHMPGMNGLEVLQKLKDLGRRAKVIIMTADNTPETLLEAVREQADRYVPKPFRTQALLELVSETLEEQPPASPIEVVSARPHWVELVVPCERALADRIQGFMMALKADLPDDVRNAVGDAFREMLLNAIEWGGKLDPRRKVRISYLRAQRMLMYRIADPGVGFHFAGLEHAAISNPPEDPIRHMRVRDEKGLRAGGFGILMTQQKVDEVLYNEKQNEVVLIKYLD